One window from the genome of Echinicola vietnamensis DSM 17526 encodes:
- a CDS encoding T9SS type A sorting domain-containing protein translates to MKNFLSLFIFIFMLFQLVTAEARQVHVLSEKVQFTGKIDDTQRKSIILQNTSNEKKEYIMKFMRGEIGSSQDIKVCIGDTCFDPRMDISKIKVTLAPNEIFTDLYIEFKLGITETKGTFDLHFSNTANLRDVFIIEGTYEAFAPKDDEAINHKDISFGSVYPNPSNRIAQIDYQIKNPNANIKLLINSFIGNPIEELALSPQQKTVLINVSDFNPGVYFYTLMVDGKNIVTKKLVVKK, encoded by the coding sequence ATGAAAAATTTTTTATCGCTATTCATTTTTATTTTCATGTTATTTCAGCTTGTCACAGCTGAAGCCAGGCAGGTGCATGTCTTGAGCGAAAAAGTGCAGTTTACGGGTAAAATTGATGATACCCAACGCAAATCCATCATTCTACAAAACACCTCAAACGAAAAGAAAGAATACATCATGAAGTTCATGAGAGGAGAGATCGGTTCTTCTCAGGACATCAAAGTATGCATAGGCGATACCTGTTTTGATCCAAGAATGGACATCTCCAAAATCAAAGTCACCCTAGCGCCCAATGAAATCTTCACGGATTTGTACATTGAATTTAAATTGGGCATCACCGAAACCAAGGGAACTTTTGACCTACATTTCTCCAATACGGCAAACTTACGGGATGTTTTCATCATCGAAGGGACATACGAAGCATTTGCCCCGAAGGATGATGAAGCCATCAACCACAAAGACATTTCGTTTGGAAGTGTCTATCCCAATCCCAGTAATAGGATCGCACAAATTGATTACCAAATTAAAAACCCCAATGCAAACATTAAATTGCTCATCAATAGTTTTATCGGTAACCCTATCGAGGAGCTCGCCCTTTCTCCCCAACAAAAAACCGTCCTCATTAACGTGAGCGATTTCAATCCAGGGGTCTATTTTTACACACTAATGGTGGATGGAAAAAATATCGTCACCAAAAAGCTCGTTGTCAAAAAATAA
- a CDS encoding SDR family oxidoreductase, protein MKLQNQTILITGGSSGIGLELTRRLAKENQVLICGRSMEKLAAAERQVPGVHAFSCDLSQVADRQQLFEWVRDRHPDCNVLINNAALVHRTSFQDDPAMIPKMRLEVETNLMAPMEISKLFLPLLESKRNAQLINITSGLVYAPKGAYPIYNATKAALHSFTQTLRLQLRNSSIRIREVLLPVVDTPWHQGEVPKMAISAEDAVTRMLKGLETSREEIRIGKVKLLYVIFRLSPKLASAIINQA, encoded by the coding sequence ATGAAACTACAAAACCAAACCATTTTGATTACGGGCGGCAGTTCAGGGATCGGGCTGGAACTGACCAGAAGATTGGCCAAGGAGAACCAGGTATTGATCTGTGGTAGGTCCATGGAGAAGTTGGCTGCGGCGGAGAGACAAGTTCCCGGGGTACATGCCTTTTCTTGTGACCTGTCCCAAGTGGCTGACCGTCAACAGCTCTTTGAATGGGTTCGCGATCGACACCCTGATTGCAATGTCCTGATAAACAATGCAGCATTGGTACATCGAACCAGCTTTCAGGATGATCCAGCGATGATCCCCAAAATGAGATTGGAGGTCGAGACCAATTTGATGGCCCCTATGGAAATATCTAAATTGTTTTTGCCCTTATTGGAATCAAAAAGGAATGCCCAGCTAATCAATATTACTTCTGGTCTGGTGTATGCTCCCAAAGGTGCCTATCCCATTTATAATGCCACAAAAGCAGCGTTGCATAGTTTTACCCAAACCCTTCGATTACAGCTAAGGAATTCCTCGATAAGGATTAGGGAAGTCTTGCTGCCTGTGGTGGATACGCCTTGGCATCAAGGAGAAGTGCCTAAGATGGCTATCAGTGCTGAGGATGCGGTTACTAGAATGCTTAAGGGACTGGAGACCAGCAGGGAAGAAATCCGGATAGGCAAAGTGAAATTGCTTTATGTGATTTTCCGGCTTTCCCCAAAATTGGCCTCTGCCATCATCAACCAAGCTTAG
- a CDS encoding FAD-dependent oxidoreductase yields MKNHKRDFLKKAALAGIGTASLGACTHYLPTGSTANFYINHPKLPKVMVSKKRIIKETVGLRPFRQSGPRVALQELGNKTIAHNYGHGGSGWSLSWGTAMLAAELIEKTHPKTIAVIGCGISGLSTARTLQNKGYHVTIYTKDVYPNVTSALATGTWSPTSRLLNPDRLTPAFAAMFQKACQYSYDAFQRLLGIQHMVDWMESYSIRQEKPSTDSYNHYSLHDKLFTSDMDFYPSSTLLNRRENPFKRSTVYRSPTTIFNIPVYMKMLRDDFLLAGGKIEIKTFNRLEDIDNLPQQHIANCTGLGSLELFGDEELMPISGQLAFLVPQPELRYRASMGGVYFIPRQDGVMLGGNGINNNWDTTPDATVTDMYLEGVQEMMRRLRS; encoded by the coding sequence ATGAAAAATCACAAAAGAGATTTTCTCAAAAAAGCCGCATTGGCCGGTATTGGAACTGCCAGTTTAGGTGCATGTACACACTATCTACCCACAGGTTCAACAGCCAATTTTTATATTAACCATCCCAAGCTGCCCAAGGTGATGGTATCAAAAAAGCGTATCATCAAAGAAACCGTTGGGCTCAGGCCATTCCGCCAAAGCGGTCCCAGGGTTGCCTTACAGGAGTTGGGCAATAAGACCATTGCACATAATTATGGCCATGGAGGTAGTGGCTGGTCACTTTCTTGGGGTACTGCAATGCTCGCCGCAGAACTGATTGAAAAAACACATCCCAAAACAATCGCCGTAATAGGCTGTGGCATCAGTGGCTTATCCACGGCCAGAACCCTTCAAAACAAAGGATATCATGTCACCATCTACACCAAAGACGTCTATCCCAATGTAACTTCTGCCTTAGCCACCGGCACTTGGTCTCCTACATCCAGGTTATTGAATCCAGATAGGCTTACCCCAGCATTTGCTGCAATGTTTCAGAAGGCCTGCCAGTATTCCTACGATGCTTTTCAACGATTACTGGGCATTCAGCACATGGTAGATTGGATGGAAAGCTACAGCATTCGTCAAGAAAAGCCATCCACAGATTCATATAATCACTATTCACTTCATGACAAACTATTTACTTCCGACATGGACTTCTATCCATCGTCCACATTACTCAATAGAAGGGAAAATCCATTTAAACGATCCACCGTGTACCGATCACCAACCACTATTTTCAACATTCCGGTATACATGAAAATGCTTCGGGACGATTTTTTACTGGCTGGTGGAAAAATAGAAATAAAAACATTTAACCGATTGGAAGACATCGACAATCTTCCGCAGCAGCATATTGCCAATTGTACAGGATTGGGATCACTTGAATTGTTTGGGGATGAAGAGCTCATGCCGATATCAGGTCAATTGGCGTTTTTAGTCCCCCAGCCGGAATTACGCTATCGCGCCAGCATGGGAGGTGTATACTTCATTCCCCGGCAAGACGGAGTGATGCTTGGTGGAAATGGCATCAACAACAATTGGGACACCACTCCTGATGCCACTGTAACGGACATGTATTTAGAAGGGGTTCAAGAAATGATGCGACGGCTGAGAAGCTAA
- a CDS encoding outer membrane protein assembly factor BamD — translation MKNTIRHILLLAMVLTLGACGKFYKLEKSTNWDEVYTAANEYYEEGEYNKAIILYDKVLPVIRGSEKSELAQFNYAYAHFRLKRYIEAASYFNTFYESFSRSPLAEEALFMHAYSLYLDAPDYNLDQKSSREAVAAIQQFINRFPQSDSYERAMGMIDNLQSRFEKKAYEEASMYYRLTEGLFPGQFYLACIVNFQNFVKSYPNSEHNEELAFKLVEVSSAYAERSVFNKKEERLNQALEFGDEFQRKYPKSEYQNEVATLIAETKEELTSHQKMKKQYDELRKLEQEAREAQEKEAEENKELEQAVTPETGANSN, via the coding sequence ATGAAGAATACAATTAGACATATATTGCTCTTGGCAATGGTATTGACCCTTGGTGCTTGTGGAAAATTCTACAAATTGGAAAAAAGCACCAATTGGGACGAAGTTTATACCGCAGCCAATGAATACTACGAAGAAGGAGAGTACAACAAGGCCATTATTCTCTATGATAAGGTCCTTCCCGTAATTCGTGGTAGTGAAAAGTCGGAATTGGCGCAGTTTAACTACGCCTATGCGCATTTTAGGTTAAAGCGCTATATCGAGGCAGCGAGTTATTTCAACACCTTTTATGAAAGCTTCAGCCGTAGCCCCTTAGCCGAAGAAGCGCTTTTCATGCACGCTTACTCCCTTTACTTGGATGCACCTGATTACAACTTGGACCAAAAGAGTAGCCGAGAAGCAGTCGCCGCCATCCAACAGTTCATCAACCGTTTTCCGCAATCGGATTCTTACGAAAGAGCAATGGGCATGATCGATAACCTGCAATCTCGTTTTGAGAAAAAAGCCTATGAAGAGGCCAGCATGTATTATCGTTTGACAGAAGGACTTTTCCCCGGACAGTTTTATTTGGCCTGCATTGTAAACTTCCAGAATTTCGTTAAATCCTATCCCAACAGTGAACACAACGAAGAGCTTGCCTTTAAGTTGGTAGAGGTCAGTTCGGCTTATGCTGAGCGAAGTGTCTTTAACAAGAAAGAAGAGCGACTCAATCAAGCCCTTGAATTTGGAGATGAATTCCAACGGAAATATCCCAAAAGTGAGTATCAGAATGAGGTAGCTACCTTAATTGCAGAAACCAAAGAAGAGCTCACTTCTCATCAAAAGATGAAGAAACAATACGATGAGCTCAGGAAACTAGAGCAAGAAGCTAGGGAGGCACAAGAAAAAGAAGCGGAAGAGAACAAAGAACTTGAACAAGCCGTTACTCCTGAAACTGGAGCCAATTCCAATTAA
- a CDS encoding DNA-directed RNA polymerase subunit omega: MAVNPSIITRDLDKVAAVSGNLYESIHIVSQRAKQISLATKEELNTKLSEFASTVDNLEEVFENKEQIEISKFYERMPKPSTLAMEEYLEGKVHFRRPEEESGEEL; this comes from the coding sequence ATGGCAGTTAATCCTTCAATTATCACTAGAGACTTGGACAAAGTCGCAGCCGTATCCGGCAACTTGTACGAGTCCATTCATATCGTTTCCCAGCGGGCCAAGCAAATCTCCTTGGCTACTAAGGAAGAACTCAACACTAAATTGTCTGAATTTGCTTCCACTGTGGACAACTTGGAAGAAGTATTCGAAAACAAAGAGCAGATCGAAATTTCCAAGTTCTATGAGCGAATGCCGAAGCCTTCTACTTTGGCCATGGAAGAATACTTGGAAGGAAAAGTACACTTCAGAAGACCTGAAGAAGAAAGCGGAGAAGAACTATAA
- the recN gene encoding DNA repair protein RecN, with the protein MLKNLSITNYALIETLEMGPSKGLNMITGETGAGKSIMLGAIGLLLGNRADTKALFNDEKKCIIEGVFEIANYGLEAYFQAEDLDYDPQCIIRREITPAGKSRAFVNDTPVKLDILKSLGKALMDIHSQHDTLLLAAGEYQLSLIDAFADTKTEKTQYSTAYTAYRKAKKSYEKLVHEAAELRKEADFNQFQLEELSALQLQEGEQETLENEQEVLDNAEEIKSKINENLQLFNGDELGATTLLMQINQGFQQLGRYSSRFDELKERFDSVCIEVNDIAASLEDEDGKIEVDFDKLEEIRERLSKIYQLQKKHGVQTVEELIALEKTLADKAFQIGNLDEELEQLKAEMDQTWEILSQTGAKLSQKRQRHFKGFAEEITGLLAHLGMENANIEISHRTTDPTPSGKDEVEILFTANKGVKPQPIRQVASGGEFSRLMFAIKYIMADKVALPTLIFDEIDTGISGEVALQMVQMMQEIAKRHQVICISHLPQVAAKGEKHYFVYKDNSAAKTMSKIRALNQEERVTEIAKMIAGANPSESAVKSAMDLLGK; encoded by the coding sequence ATGCTAAAGAACTTGAGCATCACCAACTACGCCTTGATTGAAACCCTTGAAATGGGGCCTTCAAAGGGGCTAAACATGATTACAGGTGAAACCGGAGCGGGTAAATCCATTATGCTGGGAGCCATTGGGCTATTGTTGGGAAACCGTGCCGACACCAAAGCGCTATTCAATGATGAGAAAAAATGCATCATTGAAGGCGTATTTGAAATCGCCAATTACGGTTTGGAAGCCTATTTTCAAGCGGAAGACCTGGACTATGATCCCCAGTGTATTATTCGCAGGGAAATCACCCCAGCAGGCAAGTCCAGGGCCTTTGTGAATGACACTCCCGTAAAGTTAGACATCCTAAAATCGTTGGGGAAAGCATTGATGGACATCCATTCGCAGCATGACACCCTGCTCTTGGCCGCCGGTGAATACCAGCTCAGTCTAATCGATGCATTTGCTGATACCAAAACGGAAAAAACACAGTATTCCACGGCATACACCGCATACAGAAAAGCCAAAAAGTCCTATGAAAAGCTAGTACATGAAGCCGCTGAATTACGTAAGGAAGCCGATTTCAATCAATTTCAGCTAGAAGAGCTCTCTGCTCTCCAACTGCAGGAAGGGGAACAAGAAACCTTGGAAAACGAACAGGAAGTCTTGGACAATGCCGAGGAAATCAAATCCAAGATCAATGAAAACCTACAGCTTTTTAACGGCGACGAATTAGGAGCCACCACCCTGCTCATGCAGATCAACCAAGGATTCCAACAACTGGGCAGGTACAGCAGCCGTTTTGATGAGCTCAAAGAGCGATTTGATAGTGTATGCATTGAAGTAAATGACATTGCTGCGAGTTTAGAAGATGAAGATGGTAAAATCGAGGTTGATTTTGACAAGCTCGAAGAGATCAGGGAACGGCTCAGTAAGATCTACCAGCTCCAGAAAAAACATGGTGTGCAGACGGTAGAAGAACTTATAGCCCTCGAAAAAACGCTGGCCGATAAAGCTTTTCAGATAGGCAACCTGGATGAAGAGCTGGAGCAGCTAAAGGCCGAAATGGACCAAACGTGGGAAATACTTTCCCAAACAGGAGCTAAGCTTTCGCAAAAACGTCAACGTCATTTCAAGGGATTTGCGGAAGAAATCACAGGGCTATTGGCTCATCTGGGCATGGAAAATGCCAATATAGAAATATCACACCGAACAACTGACCCCACTCCTTCTGGTAAAGATGAAGTGGAAATCCTCTTTACGGCCAATAAAGGCGTAAAACCCCAGCCTATCCGCCAAGTAGCCTCAGGTGGTGAATTTTCCAGGCTGATGTTTGCGATCAAGTACATCATGGCCGATAAAGTTGCCCTTCCTACGCTGATCTTTGATGAAATAGACACTGGAATATCCGGTGAGGTGGCCCTTCAGATGGTACAGATGATGCAGGAAATTGCCAAAAGACACCAAGTCATCTGCATCAGTCACCTTCCACAGGTAGCCGCCAAGGGTGAGAAACATTACTTCGTTTATAAAGATAACAGTGCCGCTAAAACAATGAGTAAAATCCGCGCACTAAACCAAGAGGAACGCGTAACGGAAATCGCTAAAATGATCGCTGGAGCGAATCCTTCGGAAAGTGCTGTAAAAAGTGCCATGGATCTTTTAGGAAAGTAA
- a CDS encoding OstA-like protein codes for MLKKTFTYFVTLWCFILSAQLSKAQQSRDFLGLNKADSIHRVEATQIQKVYGNIIMKQKEFTIYCDSAYYDQKGNKSELFGNVRIENPKDTITITCYYADYNGNTYMAKLRDNVVFVKAGTTLYTNFLDYNRRSGVAEYFNSGKVVDSTNVLTSQKGLYETQEEKITFTDNVILVNPEYTLKSNILYYFTVPKIAETEGLTNIRSEKGDELNAKKGSYYDTQNKLFRFYEGDVENETSKVTGDELFYDETKKYYEGKDNVSIFNKERNIEVFGDVGKYWEEKKYSEVYGNALVQKYFEADTMYMAADTLISQDSEAAANRHMLAYPNTRMIKGEMSGRADSTVYMYADSTIYLYGDPLLWNNKSQISADSIHFLIANEDIDRAFLKDNAFAITADTIANFNQIKGRQMVGFFEDGDMSLLEVEGNGESLYFALENDTTLQGVNSLLCGKIFMHFENGNVVKINHTINPEASFTPPHMLNEENTKLEGFVWRAEERPTLEILLEWRTPIKQPENPQNLFNEPNIRIPYPDEDDIQLIIEKWLKDQAKTKS; via the coding sequence ATGCTAAAAAAGACCTTTACATATTTCGTAACTTTATGGTGTTTTATCCTCAGTGCCCAGCTCTCCAAGGCACAACAATCCAGGGATTTCCTCGGCTTAAATAAAGCCGATAGCATTCATCGGGTCGAAGCTACACAGATCCAAAAAGTCTACGGCAACATCATCATGAAGCAAAAAGAGTTCACCATTTACTGTGACTCTGCTTATTATGATCAAAAAGGGAACAAATCAGAGCTTTTTGGCAATGTCAGAATAGAAAACCCCAAGGACACGATCACCATTACCTGCTATTATGCCGATTACAACGGCAACACCTACATGGCCAAATTACGGGACAATGTCGTCTTCGTGAAGGCCGGAACCACTTTGTACACGAATTTTTTAGATTACAACAGAAGGTCAGGAGTGGCCGAATATTTTAATTCCGGCAAAGTAGTGGACAGCACCAATGTGCTCACCAGCCAAAAAGGGCTTTACGAAACGCAAGAGGAAAAAATCACCTTCACCGACAATGTCATTTTGGTCAACCCAGAATACACCCTGAAATCAAACATTCTATATTATTTTACCGTCCCAAAAATCGCAGAAACAGAAGGGCTTACCAATATCCGGTCTGAAAAAGGAGATGAGCTTAACGCCAAAAAGGGAAGCTATTATGACACCCAGAACAAACTGTTCAGGTTTTATGAAGGGGATGTAGAGAATGAAACCAGTAAAGTCACGGGAGATGAACTTTTTTATGATGAAACCAAAAAATATTACGAAGGCAAGGACAATGTCAGCATTTTTAACAAAGAACGTAACATTGAAGTGTTTGGTGATGTAGGCAAGTATTGGGAAGAAAAAAAATACTCAGAAGTTTATGGCAACGCACTAGTGCAGAAGTATTTTGAAGCGGACACCATGTACATGGCAGCGGACACGTTGATCAGTCAGGACAGTGAAGCTGCGGCAAACCGTCATATGCTCGCCTACCCAAACACCCGTATGATCAAAGGGGAAATGTCAGGCAGGGCGGATTCCACGGTCTACATGTACGCGGACTCTACCATTTACCTTTACGGTGATCCATTATTATGGAACAATAAAAGCCAAATTTCTGCCGACAGCATCCACTTCCTAATCGCCAATGAGGACATCGACAGGGCTTTTTTGAAAGACAATGCCTTTGCCATCACAGCGGATACTATCGCGAATTTCAATCAAATCAAAGGGCGCCAGATGGTCGGCTTTTTTGAAGACGGTGACATGAGCCTCCTGGAAGTGGAAGGAAATGGAGAATCTCTTTACTTTGCCCTCGAAAATGACACCACTCTCCAAGGGGTAAACTCCCTTTTATGTGGGAAAATCTTCATGCATTTTGAGAATGGCAATGTGGTCAAAATCAATCATACCATTAATCCGGAGGCTTCCTTCACCCCTCCACATATGCTCAATGAAGAAAATACCAAGCTTGAAGGATTTGTCTGGAGAGCAGAAGAACGCCCCACATTAGAAATACTCCTGGAATGGCGAACCCCGATCAAACAACCGGAAAATCCTCAAAACCTTTTTAACGAACCCAATATCCGCATCCCTTATCCTGACGAAGATGACATCCAACTCATTATAGAAAAATGGCTCAAAGACCAAGCAAAAACGAAAAGTTAG
- a CDS encoding DUF4835 family protein, with protein MRNHFFLFLLFFSITFQGMAQELNFTVTINSDRARTQNKDIFDQMKNSFEQFLNGRSWSNDQYDAAERIKGNMLITINDMPQVGYFEATVQIQAVRPVYGTSYETLTFNFVDRNWNFEFKESQPMEFNRYSYLNEITSLLAYYAYIVIGIDYDTFSPEGGEPYFEIANNIVSNALQSSRLGWDQDPSNRRNRYWLIDELYSSQVTRAIREAYYLYHRRGLDMLTQNSEKAYENITKALGKLSEVNNIQPNSILTISFMDAKSDEIAKVLKNAPEDLKAQAVEYLLQVDPNNARKYNAIL; from the coding sequence ATGAGAAACCATTTCTTTTTATTCCTATTATTTTTCTCCATTACCTTCCAAGGGATGGCCCAGGAACTGAATTTTACCGTCACCATCAACAGTGACCGTGCCAGGACCCAAAACAAGGACATTTTTGACCAGATGAAAAACTCCTTCGAGCAGTTTCTCAATGGGCGAAGTTGGTCCAATGACCAATACGATGCCGCAGAAAGGATCAAGGGAAACATGCTTATCACCATTAACGATATGCCGCAGGTGGGATACTTCGAAGCGACTGTTCAGATCCAAGCTGTAAGACCAGTATATGGCACCAGTTATGAAACCCTCACCTTTAATTTTGTGGACAGGAACTGGAATTTTGAATTCAAGGAATCTCAGCCCATGGAATTTAACCGCTATTCCTATCTGAACGAAATCACTTCGCTTCTTGCCTATTACGCCTACATTGTCATTGGGATTGATTATGACACCTTTTCTCCAGAGGGCGGCGAACCGTATTTTGAGATTGCAAACAACATTGTCTCCAATGCCTTGCAATCTTCCAGGCTCGGATGGGACCAAGACCCTAGCAACCGGCGGAATCGCTATTGGCTAATTGATGAATTATACAGCTCTCAGGTCACCAGAGCCATACGAGAAGCCTATTACCTTTACCACCGCAGAGGCCTAGACATGCTGACCCAAAATTCCGAAAAAGCATACGAGAACATCACAAAAGCATTGGGTAAGCTTTCAGAGGTCAATAACATCCAGCCCAACAGTATTCTCACCATTTCCTTTATGGATGCAAAATCAGATGAAATCGCCAAAGTGCTCAAAAATGCCCCTGAAGACCTCAAAGCGCAAGCGGTGGAGTACCTGCTTCAAGTGGACCCCAACAATGCCAGAAAATACAATGCTATTTTGTAG
- a CDS encoding enoyl-ACP reductase FabI produces MPENLLKGKKGIITGALDENSIAWKTALKAKEQGAKFVLTNAPIAMRMGAINELAKECDTIVIPADATSVEDLEKLYDEAKEYLGGNFDFLLHSIGMSPNIRKGRAYGDLNYDWAMKSYDVSAVSFHKMMQVAEKKDIMNEWGSIVGLSYIAAQRVFPFYTDMADAKALLESIARGFGYRFGKSKKVRVNTISQSPTVTTAGSGIGGFDAFYNFADSVSPLGNASAEACAEYIVSLFSDFTRMVTMQNLYHDGGYSNTGISEEIMEKFSDKK; encoded by the coding sequence ATGCCTGAGAACCTACTTAAAGGAAAAAAAGGAATCATCACGGGCGCACTGGACGAAAATTCCATCGCCTGGAAAACTGCATTGAAAGCCAAAGAGCAGGGTGCCAAGTTTGTATTGACCAATGCCCCGATCGCCATGAGAATGGGCGCTATCAATGAACTGGCCAAGGAGTGTGACACGATTGTCATCCCGGCCGACGCCACTTCTGTGGAAGACCTTGAAAAGCTCTACGATGAAGCCAAGGAATATTTAGGAGGTAATTTTGACTTTTTATTGCACTCCATCGGTATGTCTCCAAACATCCGAAAAGGCCGTGCTTACGGCGACCTCAACTATGATTGGGCGATGAAATCATATGATGTCTCTGCCGTATCATTTCACAAAATGATGCAAGTAGCCGAGAAAAAAGATATCATGAACGAATGGGGTTCGATTGTAGGACTTTCTTATATCGCTGCCCAACGTGTATTTCCTTTTTATACTGACATGGCCGACGCCAAAGCCCTTTTGGAAAGCATCGCCAGGGGATTTGGATATCGTTTTGGGAAATCCAAGAAAGTAAGGGTCAATACCATCTCCCAGTCTCCTACCGTCACCACTGCAGGATCAGGTATCGGAGGATTTGACGCTTTCTATAATTTTGCCGATTCGGTTTCTCCATTGGGAAATGCATCTGCCGAAGCTTGTGCTGAATACATTGTATCGCTGTTCTCTGACTTCACCAGAATGGTTACCATGCAGAACCTTTATCATGATGGAGGTTATTCAAACACGGGTATTTCTGAAGAAATCATGGAAAAGTTTTCCGATAAAAAATAA
- the coaBC gene encoding bifunctional phosphopantothenoylcysteine decarboxylase/phosphopantothenate--cysteine ligase CoaBC: protein MQLQGKRILLGITGSIAAYKAAHLTRLLVKEGAEVQIIMSTSALDFITPLTLSTLSKKPVYHRFHKDDTGEWNNHVELGLWADLFIIAPLSASTLSKLAHGNSDNLLVATYLSARCPVMLAPAMDLDMYQHPAVTSNLYLVQTFGNILLDAESGELASGLSGQGRMREPEHIVEKVISHFHTSSDLKDQTALVTAGPTQEAIDPVRYIGNHSSGKMGVAIAENMANRGAKVTLVMGPSHEKSHHPNITTVHVTSAQDMFEAAQKAHPHAKISVFAAAVADYAPAVQAQEKIKKSTDDLSILLKKNIDIAKTLGKEKSEDQYHVGFALETNQEEKHALAKLKEKNFDFIVLNSMQDKGAGFKHDTNKITIYHKSGKSDASPLLPKSAVAALIVDHIVKDL from the coding sequence ATGCAGCTGCAGGGCAAACGCATATTACTGGGCATCACAGGCAGTATAGCCGCCTATAAAGCAGCTCATTTGACCAGGCTATTGGTCAAAGAAGGAGCAGAAGTACAAATCATCATGAGTACTTCTGCTCTTGACTTTATTACTCCCCTTACCCTTTCGACCCTCTCCAAGAAACCTGTTTACCACCGATTTCATAAGGACGACACAGGTGAATGGAACAATCATGTCGAATTGGGCTTATGGGCAGATCTTTTTATTATTGCCCCTTTGAGTGCCAGCACACTTTCCAAACTTGCCCACGGCAATTCGGATAATTTGCTTGTCGCCACCTACCTGTCCGCAAGGTGTCCAGTGATGCTGGCTCCAGCCATGGACCTGGACATGTACCAGCATCCAGCGGTCACGTCTAACCTTTACCTTGTTCAAACCTTTGGCAACATCCTTCTGGATGCAGAAAGTGGTGAGCTTGCCAGCGGCCTGAGTGGTCAAGGAAGAATGAGGGAACCAGAACACATCGTGGAAAAAGTAATTTCGCATTTTCACACTTCAAGTGACCTAAAAGATCAAACCGCTCTGGTCACGGCAGGACCAACACAAGAGGCCATTGATCCGGTGCGGTACATCGGTAATCACTCCAGTGGCAAGATGGGAGTGGCCATTGCTGAAAACATGGCCAACAGAGGCGCTAAAGTCACGCTGGTCATGGGACCATCCCACGAAAAAAGCCACCATCCCAACATTACCACCGTCCATGTCACCAGTGCACAGGACATGTTCGAGGCCGCCCAAAAAGCCCATCCCCATGCCAAAATCAGTGTTTTTGCGGCAGCGGTAGCCGACTATGCACCAGCGGTTCAGGCCCAGGAAAAAATCAAGAAATCAACTGATGACCTCAGCATTCTCCTCAAAAAGAATATAGACATCGCCAAAACCCTCGGCAAAGAAAAATCGGAAGACCAATACCATGTAGGGTTTGCGCTGGAAACCAACCAAGAGGAAAAGCATGCATTGGCCAAACTGAAAGAGAAAAACTTCGATTTTATAGTCCTGAATTCCATGCAGGACAAAGGTGCTGGGTTCAAGCATGACACCAATAAAATCACGATTTATCATAAGTCTGGAAAGAGCGATGCTTCCCCATTGCTGCCTAAGTCAGCGGTAGCGGCCTTGATCGTAGATCACATTGTAAAAGACCTTTAG